A single Pedobacter sp. PACM 27299 DNA region contains:
- a CDS encoding SusD/RagB family nutrient-binding outer membrane lipoprotein → MKKLIYSLLAATLLLSSCKDQDFMNIDPNKPLQTHPQLLLTKVEWDTFRAFSGTSPLYVNRMLVQTDGESQGQYFKWGRGEFAPYSSLRNVTKMMEEANRVNDPSYIALAKFFRAYYFYNLTLTFGDIPYTQALKGEAVQGYAAPAYDTQKTVFMGILKELEEANAMLKDMNPNLTIAGDIIYKGAPVKWRKLVNSFRLKVLMTLSKKEADGDLKLKETFAQIMQNEPILEVDGDGQLVFKDQDGNRYPEFNSSGFGSGMFMSATFIEQLQARKDPRLFFYCAQTKIAKEAGKAIDDFTAYEGGDPAAPYAETSLKAAAGKVSKVHDRFPTEAENEPLVLMGFAEQELIIAEAIVKNWVAGDANQHYKNGVKASFKFYQTYVKGAANYFTEQKANEYLALPINDFSLSTTTAQKTELIITQKYLRTFFQSGWSAFYDYLRTGYPDFRRASGVNVPYRWIYPLSEYDNNRTNVSKAIENQFGAGNDKIDQQVWWVK, encoded by the coding sequence ATGAAAAAATTAATATATAGTTTATTAGCAGCGACACTCTTGCTATCCTCTTGTAAGGATCAGGATTTCATGAATATAGATCCGAATAAACCCTTACAGACTCACCCTCAATTATTGCTTACAAAAGTGGAATGGGATACTTTTCGCGCTTTTAGCGGCACCTCCCCTTTGTACGTAAATAGAATGCTTGTGCAGACTGATGGAGAAAGTCAGGGCCAATATTTCAAATGGGGAAGAGGCGAATTCGCCCCCTATTCCAGCCTTAGAAACGTGACCAAAATGATGGAAGAGGCCAACCGTGTAAATGATCCTTCCTACATCGCACTAGCCAAATTCTTCCGGGCTTATTATTTCTATAATTTAACCCTGACTTTTGGGGACATTCCTTATACTCAAGCCCTGAAAGGTGAAGCTGTACAAGGCTATGCCGCTCCTGCTTACGACACGCAAAAAACAGTATTCATGGGCATCCTTAAAGAACTTGAAGAAGCAAATGCAATGCTGAAAGACATGAATCCAAACCTGACCATTGCAGGTGATATTATCTATAAGGGCGCTCCTGTAAAATGGCGCAAACTGGTCAACTCTTTCCGGCTAAAAGTATTGATGACCTTATCAAAGAAAGAAGCAGACGGCGATTTAAAACTAAAAGAAACCTTTGCGCAAATCATGCAAAACGAGCCGATCTTAGAGGTTGATGGCGATGGCCAGCTGGTATTTAAAGATCAGGATGGAAATCGTTACCCGGAATTTAATTCCAGCGGATTTGGTTCAGGAATGTTTATGAGCGCGACCTTTATTGAACAGCTCCAAGCCAGAAAAGACCCCCGCTTATTCTTCTACTGTGCGCAAACAAAAATAGCTAAAGAAGCAGGAAAGGCCATCGACGACTTTACTGCTTATGAAGGTGGTGATCCTGCCGCTCCTTACGCAGAAACTAGTCTCAAAGCAGCAGCAGGAAAAGTATCAAAAGTACACGATCGTTTTCCAACAGAAGCTGAAAATGAACCCTTAGTGCTCATGGGCTTTGCAGAGCAAGAACTCATCATTGCAGAAGCCATCGTTAAAAACTGGGTGGCAGGTGATGCCAATCAGCATTATAAAAATGGAGTTAAAGCTTCCTTTAAATTTTACCAGACCTATGTTAAAGGAGCTGCAAACTATTTTACAGAACAAAAAGCCAATGAGTATTTAGCACTGCCAATCAATGATTTTTCATTGAGTACCACGACCGCACAAAAAACAGAGCTGATCATCACTCAAAAATACCTGAGAACATTTTTCCAATCCGGATGGAGCGCCTTCTATGACTACCTGAGGACAGGTTATCCTGATTTTCGCCGTGCATCAGGTGTAAATGTACCTTACCGCTGGATCTACCCACTATCGGAATATGACAACAATAGAACCAATGTTTCTAAAGCAATCGAAAATCAATTCGGTGCAGGAAATGACAAAATCGACCAACAAGTTTGGTGGGTAAAATAA